The following proteins are co-located in the Pseudomonas sp. ATCC 13867 genome:
- the hisD gene encoding histidinol dehydrogenase, translating to MTAPFAIRRLNAADPDFARHLDHLLSWESVSDDAVNQRVLDIIADVRSRGDAAVVEFTQRFDGVEAKAMSDLILPRERLELALTRITPAQREALETAANRVRSYHEKQKQDSWRYSEADGTVLGQQVTPLDRAGLYVPGGKASYPSSVLMNAIPAKVAGVAEVVMVVPTPRGEINEIVLAAACIAGVDRVFTIGGAQAVAALAYGTESVPQVDKIVGPGNIYVATAKRHVFGQVGIDMIAGPSEILVVCDGGTDPDWIAMDLFSQAEHDEDAQSILVSPDAAFLDKVAASIEKLLPTMERAEIILTSLSNRGALIHVADQEQACQVANRIAPEHLELSVADPESWLPKIRHAGAIFMGRYTAEALGDYCAGPNHVLPTSGTARFSSPLGVYDFQKRSSIIFCSAPGASELGKTASILARGESLTAHARSAEFRILEKGE from the coding sequence ATGACCGCACCCTTCGCTATCCGTCGACTCAACGCCGCCGATCCGGACTTCGCGCGTCATCTGGACCATCTGCTCTCCTGGGAAAGCGTGTCCGACGATGCCGTGAACCAGCGCGTGCTGGATATCATCGCCGATGTGCGCAGTCGTGGTGACGCGGCGGTCGTGGAGTTCACCCAGCGCTTCGACGGCGTCGAGGCGAAAGCCATGTCCGACCTGATCCTGCCGCGCGAGCGCCTGGAGCTGGCCCTGACCCGCATCACCCCGGCCCAGCGCGAGGCGCTGGAGACGGCCGCCAATCGTGTGCGCAGCTACCACGAGAAGCAGAAGCAGGACTCCTGGCGCTACAGCGAAGCCGACGGCACCGTGCTCGGCCAGCAGGTCACCCCGCTGGACCGCGCCGGCCTGTACGTGCCGGGCGGCAAGGCGTCCTACCCGTCATCCGTGCTGATGAATGCCATCCCGGCCAAGGTTGCCGGCGTCGCCGAAGTGGTGATGGTGGTGCCGACTCCGCGTGGCGAGATCAATGAAATCGTCCTCGCCGCCGCCTGCATCGCCGGTGTCGACCGCGTCTTCACCATCGGTGGCGCCCAGGCCGTGGCCGCGCTGGCCTACGGCACCGAGAGCGTGCCGCAGGTGGACAAGATCGTCGGTCCGGGCAACATCTACGTCGCCACCGCCAAGCGCCACGTGTTCGGCCAGGTCGGCATCGACATGATCGCCGGTCCCTCGGAGATCCTGGTGGTCTGCGATGGCGGCACCGATCCGGACTGGATCGCCATGGACCTGTTCTCCCAGGCCGAGCACGACGAAGACGCCCAGTCGATCCTGGTCAGCCCGGATGCGGCGTTCCTGGATAAAGTCGCCGCCAGCATCGAGAAACTGCTGCCGACGATGGAGCGCGCCGAGATCATCCTCACCTCGCTGAGCAACCGCGGCGCGCTGATCCACGTCGCCGACCAGGAGCAGGCCTGCCAGGTCGCCAACCGTATCGCCCCGGAACACCTGGAGCTGTCGGTGGCCGACCCGGAAAGCTGGCTGCCGAAGATCCGCCACGCCGGGGCCATCTTCATGGGCCGCTACACCGCCGAAGCCCTGGGCGACTACTGCGCCGGGCCGAACCACGTGCTGCCGACTTCCGGCACCGCGCGCTTCTCATCGCCGCTGGGCGTGTATGACTTCCAGAAGCGATCCTCGATCATCTTCTGCTCCGCGCCGGGCGCTTCCGAGCTGGGCAAGACCGCGTCTATCCTGGCCCGCGGCGAGTCCCTCACCGCTCACGCGCGCAGCGCCGAGTTCCGAATCCTGGAGAAGGGTGAATAA
- a CDS encoding Nif3-like dinuclear metal center hexameric protein has product MAIALSTLVEEADRYLDAAKVQDYCPNGLQVEGRPQVRRIVSGVTASQALLDAAVEADADVVLVHHGYFWKGENPCVVGMKQRRLKTLLNRDISLLAYHLPLDLHPEVGNNVQLGRQLGFEIEGPLEPGNPRSIVLVGSLPEPMLPSDLAIHVRDVLGREPLLVEGEQPIRRIAWCTGGAQGYIDQAVAAGVDAYLTGEVSEQTVHSARENGISFIAAGHHATERYGVQALGDYLAKRFAIEHLFIDCPNPA; this is encoded by the coding sequence ATGGCTATCGCACTGAGCACTCTGGTCGAGGAAGCCGACCGCTACCTGGACGCCGCGAAGGTCCAGGATTACTGCCCAAACGGCCTGCAGGTCGAGGGCCGCCCGCAGGTGCGCCGCATCGTTTCCGGCGTGACCGCCAGCCAGGCGCTGCTGGACGCCGCGGTGGAGGCGGACGCCGATGTGGTACTGGTCCACCACGGCTATTTCTGGAAGGGCGAGAATCCCTGCGTGGTCGGTATGAAGCAGCGGCGCCTGAAGACCCTGCTGAACCGCGACATCAGCCTGCTGGCCTATCACTTGCCACTGGACCTGCACCCCGAGGTCGGCAACAACGTGCAGCTCGGCCGCCAGCTCGGCTTCGAGATCGAAGGACCGCTGGAGCCGGGTAATCCGCGCTCCATCGTGCTGGTCGGCTCGCTGCCCGAACCCATGCTGCCGAGCGATCTGGCGATCCATGTGCGCGATGTGCTGGGCCGCGAGCCGCTACTGGTGGAAGGCGAGCAGCCGATCCGGCGCATCGCCTGGTGCACCGGTGGCGCCCAGGGCTATATCGATCAGGCGGTCGCTGCCGGCGTGGACGCGTACCTGACCGGGGAAGTCTCCGAGCAGACCGTGCATAGCGCGCGGGAAAACGGCATCAGCTTCATCGCTGCCGGCCACCACGCCACCGAGCGCTACGGTGTGCAGGCGCTGGGCGACTACCTGGCCAAGCGCTTCGCCATCGAACATTTGTTCATCGATTGCCCGAATCCCGCCTGA
- the hisC gene encoding histidinol-phosphate transaminase yields the protein MSKFWSPFVKELVPYVPGEQPKLAKLVKLNTNENPYGPSPKVVAAIQAELNDSLRLYPDPNADRLKQSIAEYYGVKSSQVFVGNGSDEVLAHAFHGLFQHGKPLLFPDVSYSFYPVYCGLYGIDFEAVPLDEQFQIRVEDYARANGGIIFPNPNAPTGCLLPLEAIERLLTANPDTVVLVDEAYVDFGGETAIALVNRYPNLLVAQTLSKSRSLAGLRVGLAVGHEDLIEALERVKNSFNSYPLDRLALAGAVASFEDQAYFEQTRNAVIHSREKLVAELKTLGFDVLPSAANFIFARHPQRDGAGLAAALREEGVIVRHFKQARIDQFLRITIGTEEQNQALLDALRLKL from the coding sequence ATGAGCAAGTTCTGGAGTCCCTTCGTCAAGGAACTGGTGCCCTACGTACCGGGCGAGCAGCCGAAGCTGGCCAAGCTGGTCAAGTTGAATACCAACGAGAACCCCTATGGCCCGTCGCCGAAGGTGGTCGCCGCGATCCAGGCCGAGCTGAACGACAGTCTGCGCCTGTATCCGGACCCCAACGCCGACCGCCTGAAGCAGAGCATCGCCGAGTACTACGGGGTTAAGTCCTCGCAGGTGTTCGTCGGCAACGGCTCGGACGAAGTCCTGGCGCACGCCTTCCACGGGCTGTTCCAGCACGGCAAGCCGCTGCTGTTTCCCGATGTCAGCTACAGCTTCTACCCGGTCTACTGCGGCCTCTACGGCATCGACTTCGAGGCGGTGCCGCTGGACGAGCAGTTCCAGATTCGTGTGGAAGACTACGCGCGCGCCAACGGCGGCATCATCTTCCCCAACCCCAATGCGCCCACCGGTTGCCTGTTGCCGCTGGAGGCCATCGAACGCCTGCTCACGGCCAATCCGGACACCGTGGTGCTGGTGGACGAGGCCTACGTCGACTTCGGTGGAGAGACGGCGATCGCCCTGGTGAACCGCTACCCGAACCTGCTGGTGGCGCAGACGCTGTCCAAGTCGCGCTCCCTGGCCGGCTTGCGCGTGGGCCTGGCGGTCGGCCACGAAGACCTGATCGAGGCGCTGGAGCGAGTGAAGAACAGCTTCAACTCCTACCCGCTGGATCGCCTGGCCCTGGCCGGCGCGGTGGCGTCCTTCGAGGACCAGGCCTACTTCGAGCAGACCCGCAATGCGGTTATCCACAGCCGCGAGAAGCTGGTGGCCGAATTGAAGACCCTGGGCTTCGACGTGCTGCCCTCGGCGGCGAACTTCATCTTCGCCCGTCATCCGCAGCGCGATGGCGCCGGGCTGGCCGCTGCCCTGCGTGAAGAGGGGGTGATCGTGCGCCACTTCAAGCAGGCGCGCATCGATCAGTTCCTGCGCATCACCATCGGCACCGAGGAACAGAACCAGGCGTTGCTGGATGCGCTGCGCCTGAAACTGTGA
- the mltB gene encoding lytic murein transglycosylase B gives MRRIALALPLLVLISACSSKPTPAPQQAQKPKAPTLITPSAHPAFGSVQPITPLRGDYANNANANRFIDRMVSQHGFRRQDLHELFAQTQELDWVIRLMDRQAPSYTPPSGPNGAWLRYRKKFITPDNVQNGVQFWNQYEGDLMRAYRTYGVPPEIIVGIIGVETRWGRVMGKTRIIDALATLSFSYPRRAEFFSGELEQFLLQARKEGDDPLALRGSYAGAMGYGQFMPSSFTQYAVDFNGDGHIDLWNPHDAIGSVANYFKQHGWISGDMVAVPAIGQARSLEDGFKTLYPVATLSAVGLRPQSSLNGHQQASLLRLDMGRNYQYWYGLPNFYVITRYNHSTHYAMAVWELGKAVGQARQRYATTP, from the coding sequence ATGCGCCGCATCGCCCTCGCTCTGCCTTTGCTTGTCCTGATTTCAGCGTGCAGCAGCAAACCGACTCCCGCTCCGCAGCAGGCCCAGAAGCCGAAGGCACCGACCCTGATCACGCCCAGCGCGCACCCGGCGTTCGGTTCGGTGCAGCCCATCACCCCGTTGCGCGGCGATTACGCGAACAATGCCAACGCCAATCGTTTCATCGACAGGATGGTGAGCCAGCACGGCTTCAGGCGGCAGGACCTGCATGAGCTGTTTGCCCAGACACAAGAACTGGACTGGGTGATCCGCCTGATGGACCGCCAGGCGCCGAGCTACACGCCACCCAGCGGGCCGAACGGCGCCTGGCTGCGCTACCGGAAGAAGTTCATCACCCCGGACAACGTGCAGAACGGCGTGCAGTTCTGGAACCAGTACGAAGGCGACCTGATGCGCGCCTACCGTACCTATGGCGTCCCGCCGGAGATCATCGTCGGCATCATCGGTGTGGAGACCCGCTGGGGTCGCGTCATGGGCAAGACGCGGATCATCGACGCTCTGGCCACCCTGTCCTTCTCCTACCCGCGCCGTGCGGAGTTCTTCAGCGGCGAGCTGGAGCAGTTCCTGCTGCAGGCGCGCAAGGAAGGCGACGATCCGCTGGCCCTGCGTGGTTCCTATGCCGGTGCGATGGGCTATGGGCAGTTCATGCCCTCCTCCTTCACCCAGTACGCGGTGGACTTCAACGGCGACGGCCACATCGACCTATGGAACCCGCACGACGCCATCGGCAGCGTGGCCAACTACTTCAAGCAGCACGGCTGGATCAGCGGCGACATGGTGGCGGTGCCCGCCATCGGCCAGGCCCGCTCCCTGGAAGACGGCTTCAAGACCCTGTACCCGGTCGCCACCCTGTCCGCCGTCGGCCTGCGCCCGCAGAGCTCGCTGAACGGCCATCAGCAAGCCAGCCTGCTGCGCCTGGACATGGGCCGCAACTACCAGTACTGGTACGGCCTGCCGAACTTCTACGTGATCACCCGCTACAACCACAGCACGCATTACGCGATGGCGGTGTGGGAGCTGGGCAAGGCAGTGGGGCAGGCGCGCCAGCGCTACGCCACGACCCCCTAA
- the algW gene encoding Do family serine endopeptidase AlgW: MLKALRFLGWPVLVGVLLALLIIQHNPQWVGLPQQEVHLQQAPLLSRIQQGPVSYADAVSSAAPAVANLYTTKMVSKPNNSMLDDPLFRRFFGDNLPQQKRMESSLGSAVIMSPEGYLLTNNHVTAGADQIIVALRDGRETIARLVGSDPETDLAVLKIDLKDLPSILLGRSDGIHTGDVCLAIGNPFGVGQTVTMGIISATGRNQLGLNTYEDFIQTDAAINPGNSGGALVDANGNLIGINTAIFSKSGGSQGIGFAIPTKLALEVMQSIIEHGQVIRGWLGVEVQPLTPELAESFDLKGKAGIVVAGVYRDGPAAKSGLLPGDIILSIDGQVAGDGRRSMNQVARTKPGEKISIEVLRNGQPVTLNAEVGLRPPPAPNGG; encoded by the coding sequence ATGCTGAAGGCCCTGCGTTTCCTCGGCTGGCCCGTGCTGGTTGGCGTCCTGTTGGCGCTGTTGATCATCCAGCATAACCCCCAGTGGGTCGGTCTACCGCAACAGGAAGTGCATCTGCAGCAGGCCCCGTTGCTCAGCCGCATCCAGCAGGGCCCGGTCAGCTACGCCGACGCCGTGAGCAGCGCCGCTCCGGCCGTGGCCAACCTGTACACCACCAAGATGGTCAGCAAGCCGAACAACTCGATGCTCGACGACCCGCTGTTCCGTCGTTTCTTCGGCGATAACCTGCCACAGCAGAAGCGCATGGAGTCCAGCCTGGGTTCGGCGGTGATCATGAGCCCGGAAGGCTACCTGCTGACCAACAACCACGTGACCGCCGGCGCCGACCAGATCATCGTGGCGCTGCGCGACGGCCGCGAAACCATCGCCCGCCTGGTGGGCAGCGACCCCGAGACCGACCTCGCGGTGCTGAAGATCGACCTCAAGGACCTTCCCTCGATCCTGCTCGGCCGTTCCGACGGCATCCACACCGGCGACGTCTGCCTGGCCATCGGCAACCCCTTCGGCGTCGGCCAGACCGTCACCATGGGCATCATCAGCGCCACCGGCCGCAACCAGCTGGGCCTGAACACTTACGAAGACTTCATCCAGACCGACGCGGCGATCAACCCCGGCAACTCCGGCGGCGCACTGGTGGACGCCAACGGCAACCTGATCGGCATCAACACCGCGATCTTCTCCAAGTCCGGCGGCTCCCAGGGCATCGGCTTCGCCATCCCGACCAAGCTGGCCCTGGAGGTCATGCAGTCGATCATCGAGCACGGCCAGGTGATCCGTGGCTGGCTCGGCGTCGAAGTGCAGCCGCTGACCCCGGAACTGGCGGAGTCCTTCGACCTCAAGGGCAAGGCCGGCATCGTCGTCGCCGGCGTCTACCGCGATGGTCCCGCCGCCAAGTCCGGCCTGCTGCCGGGCGACATCATCCTGAGCATCGACGGCCAGGTCGCCGGCGACGGCCGCCGCTCGATGAACCAGGTGGCGCGCACCAAGCCGGGCGAGAAGATCAGCATCGAAGTACTGCGCAACGGCCAGCCGGTGACGCTCAATGCCGAGGTCGGCCTGCGTCCGCCGCCGGCGCCCAACGGCGGCTGA
- the cysD gene encoding sulfate adenylyltransferase subunit CysD: protein MVDKLTHLKQLEAESIHIIREVAAEFDNPVMLYSIGKDSAVMLHLARKAFFPGKLPFPVMHVDTRWKFQEMYSFRDKMVSDLGLDLITHVNPDGVAQDINPFTHGSAKHTDIMKTEGLKQALDKYGFDAAFGGARRDEEKSRAKERVYSFRDSKHRWDPKNQRPELWNVYNGKVKKGESIRVFPLSNWTELDIWQYIYLEQIPIVPLYFAEEREVIEMNGALIMIDDERILEHLTPEQKASIQKKMVRFRTLGCYPLTGAVESTATSLPEIIQEMLLTRTSERQGRVIDHDAAGSMEEKKRQGYF, encoded by the coding sequence ATGGTCGACAAATTGACGCATCTGAAACAGCTGGAAGCGGAGAGCATCCACATCATCCGCGAGGTCGCCGCCGAGTTCGATAACCCGGTGATGCTGTACTCGATCGGCAAGGACTCCGCCGTGATGCTGCATCTCGCCCGCAAGGCTTTCTTCCCCGGCAAGCTGCCGTTCCCGGTGATGCACGTCGACACTCGCTGGAAGTTCCAGGAGATGTACAGCTTCCGCGACAAGATGGTCAGCGACCTGGGGCTGGATCTGATCACCCACGTCAATCCCGATGGCGTGGCACAGGACATCAACCCCTTCACCCACGGCAGCGCCAAACACACCGACATCATGAAGACCGAAGGCCTCAAACAGGCCCTCGACAAGTACGGCTTCGACGCCGCCTTCGGTGGTGCCCGCCGCGACGAGGAGAAGTCCCGCGCCAAGGAGCGCGTCTACTCCTTCCGTGACAGCAAGCACCGCTGGGACCCGAAGAACCAGCGTCCGGAGCTGTGGAACGTCTACAACGGCAAGGTGAAGAAGGGCGAGTCGATCCGCGTCTTCCCGCTGTCCAACTGGACCGAGCTGGACATCTGGCAATACATCTACCTGGAACAGATCCCGATCGTGCCGCTGTACTTCGCCGAAGAGCGCGAAGTCATCGAGATGAACGGCGCGCTGATCATGATCGACGACGAGCGCATCCTCGAGCACCTCACGCCCGAGCAGAAGGCCAGCATCCAGAAGAAGATGGTGCGTTTCCGCACCCTGGGCTGCTACCCGTTGACCGGCGCGGTGGAGTCCACTGCCACTTCGCTGCCGGAAATCATCCAGGAAATGCTGCTGACGCGAACTTCCGAACGCCAGGGCCGCGTCATCGACCATGACGCCGCCGGCTCGATGGAAGAAAAGAAACGTCAGGGCTACTTCTAA